The following proteins come from a genomic window of Halorussus halophilus:
- a CDS encoding UPF0058 family protein, with translation MKKQELIHLHGLLAEVGSYYEDENGMNVDLSEYDSLGVRPTSIHKSKTDHKAAVFAMAKSITSEMTEVESGEKVAPKAD, from the coding sequence ATGAAGAAGCAGGAACTCATTCACCTTCACGGCCTGCTCGCAGAGGTCGGAAGCTACTACGAAGACGAGAACGGCATGAACGTAGACCTCAGCGAGTACGACTCTCTCGGTGTACGACCGACATCGATCCACAAATCAAAAACTGACCACAAGGCCGCTGTTTTTGCGATGGCGAAATCAATTACGTCCGAGATGACCGAAGTCGAGAGCGGCGAGAAAGTCGCTCCCAAGGCCGACTGA
- a CDS encoding DUF7836 family putative zinc-binding protein — MNETYVRLLCPECGKDWEEGPDALPSTDEMFHCPNCHASRRTAEFTRTERDLETLKQFK, encoded by the coding sequence ATGAACGAAACGTACGTGCGACTGTTGTGTCCAGAGTGTGGCAAGGATTGGGAGGAAGGCCCGGACGCCCTCCCGTCCACCGACGAGATGTTCCACTGCCCGAACTGTCACGCGTCACGTCGGACGGCCGAGTTCACGCGAACCGAGCGTGACTTGGAGACGCTGAAGCAGTTCAAGTAG
- a CDS encoding putative manganese transporter: MNEIVEIFVASVRDGYVQVSAFVAVTVLLFSYVQYRTGGALVERLEENERFQPFAGAAMGLTPGCGGAIVMMPLYVRGSVSFGTVVATLIATAGDSAFVIFALAPEAALYAYGIAFATAVVFGYAIDKFGLGVGRVDAAVSKLDRRAATDGGVATGGVSSGPHDFDASRDYDHDASCDHDHEPARESAILTPISHAAHAAWWVAAGSALALGVMYLLAGAPEVALELGPTFDGAFTVVGITGTTLSFFLYFVGRRYLGDGEVGRARESFADAYDTLVHAAMETSFVTVWVLTAYLLYEYGILLTGIDIGAVAAAAGLLAPIAGALVGLIPGCGPQIVLAGVYAEGAIPFSALTANAISQDGDALFPLIAVDKTAAIVASIYTTIPALIVGVLLHVVFGPLFGFGVLG, translated from the coding sequence ATGAACGAAATAGTCGAGATATTCGTCGCGTCGGTGCGCGACGGTTACGTGCAAGTCAGCGCGTTCGTCGCGGTCACCGTCCTATTGTTCAGTTACGTGCAGTATCGAACCGGCGGCGCGCTGGTCGAACGACTCGAAGAAAACGAACGCTTCCAACCGTTCGCTGGTGCGGCGATGGGACTCACGCCCGGCTGTGGCGGCGCAATCGTGATGATGCCGCTGTACGTCCGTGGCTCTGTTAGCTTCGGGACCGTCGTGGCGACGCTCATCGCCACGGCTGGCGACTCGGCGTTCGTCATCTTCGCGCTCGCACCGGAGGCGGCGCTGTACGCTTACGGTATCGCGTTCGCTACGGCAGTCGTCTTCGGTTACGCCATCGACAAGTTCGGTCTCGGCGTCGGTCGCGTCGATGCCGCGGTCAGCAAACTCGACCGGAGGGCGGCCACCGACGGCGGCGTCGCCACTGGTGGCGTCAGTAGCGGTCCCCACGACTTCGACGCAAGCCGTGACTACGACCACGATGCAAGCTGTGACCACGACCACGAACCAGCGAGAGAGTCGGCCATCCTGACGCCCATCTCGCACGCCGCGCACGCCGCGTGGTGGGTAGCGGCCGGGTCCGCACTCGCCTTGGGGGTCATGTACCTCCTCGCAGGTGCCCCAGAAGTCGCGCTCGAACTCGGACCGACGTTCGACGGTGCGTTCACGGTGGTCGGTATCACCGGGACGACACTGTCCTTTTTCCTCTACTTCGTCGGTCGCCGCTATCTCGGTGACGGCGAAGTCGGACGCGCCCGCGAGTCGTTCGCCGACGCATACGACACACTGGTCCACGCCGCGATGGAGACCAGTTTCGTCACCGTCTGGGTGCTGACGGCGTACCTGCTCTACGAGTACGGCATCCTCCTCACCGGCATCGACATCGGTGCGGTCGCTGCGGCCGCTGGCCTGCTCGCACCCATCGCGGGTGCGCTAGTCGGCCTCATCCCGGGCTGTGGCCCGCAAATCGTCCTCGCTGGCGTCTACGCCGAGGGTGCGATTCCGTTCTCGGCACTGACGGCAAACGCCATCAGTCAGGACGGCGACGCGCTGTTCCCGCTCATCGCGGTGGACAAGACGGCCGCAATCGTCGCGTCCATCTACACCACGATACCGGCGCTCATCGTCGGCGTGCTTCTGCACGTCGTCTTCGGCCCGTTGTTCGGTTTCGGCGTGCTCGGGTAG
- a CDS encoding ferritin-like domain-containing protein — MSDHEGDEWGTGEQLRELAPTTRRAFLESSAKVGGGALALSLGGAGAVAATGGQESEDGPSDVDILNYALTLEHLEYAFYRDGLEQFSEGDLAQSKSIRRLTKGVQYSVTDLLEVVRDHEKAHVDALTEVVTDLGGEPVGEAEYDFGYSNATEFVAIAQALENTGVAAYAGAAPAIQNDEILSAALSIHSVEARHASILNFANGDSPFPDAFDPAQSMEEVIEIASQFIVEG; from the coding sequence ATGAGCGACCACGAGGGGGACGAATGGGGAACCGGGGAGCAACTACGAGAACTCGCACCGACGACTCGGCGTGCGTTTCTCGAAAGTTCGGCGAAAGTCGGCGGCGGGGCACTCGCGCTGTCGCTGGGCGGGGCGGGAGCGGTCGCCGCTACCGGCGGCCAAGAGTCCGAGGACGGCCCGAGCGACGTGGACATCCTGAACTACGCGCTGACGCTCGAACATCTGGAGTACGCCTTCTACCGCGACGGCCTCGAACAGTTCAGCGAGGGCGACCTCGCGCAGTCGAAGTCGATCCGACGACTCACGAAGGGTGTGCAGTACTCGGTGACGGACCTACTAGAAGTCGTCCGCGACCACGAGAAGGCCCACGTCGATGCACTGACCGAAGTCGTGACCGACCTCGGTGGCGAACCGGTCGGCGAAGCAGAGTACGACTTCGGATACAGCAACGCGACGGAGTTCGTGGCGATTGCACAGGCACTGGAGAACACAGGTGTCGCGGCCTACGCCGGTGCCGCACCAGCTATCCAGAACGACGAGATTCTGTCGGCTGCGCTGTCGATTCACAGCGTCGAGGCCCGACACGCTTCCATCCTGAACTTCGCCAACGGGGACTCGCCGTTCCCCGACGCCTTCGACCCAGCGCAGTCGATGGAGGAAGTCATAGAGATAGCGAGTCAGTTCATCGTCGAAGGCTGA
- a CDS encoding ferritin-like domain-containing protein — protein sequence MVDRTQSDDDAAASIEAITESAQEQLTSRRGFLAGSATALGAVGVSGTAMGQLAGGQTDKSGAPAAQDEDGAEKSDETSDIDILNYALTLEHLEATFYQQGVEEFDAEEFRDANLGCDVPDATREQIPMWVETVGEHEAAHVEQITKVIEKLGGDPVEAAEYDFGYESPAEFLGVAKALENTGVAAYAGAAPSIESDKLLAAAVSIHSVEARHAASLNYVNDASPFPNAFDEAKSMEKVKEIASQFIVKS from the coding sequence ATGGTAGACCGAACCCAATCCGACGACGACGCGGCCGCGAGCATCGAGGCGATAACCGAGAGCGCGCAGGAGCAGTTGACCTCCCGGCGCGGCTTCCTCGCAGGCTCGGCCACTGCACTCGGCGCGGTCGGGGTGTCGGGCACCGCCATGGGGCAACTCGCTGGTGGGCAGACCGACAAGTCCGGAGCGCCCGCGGCACAGGACGAGGACGGCGCGGAGAAGAGCGACGAGACCTCTGACATAGACATCCTCAACTACGCGCTGACCCTCGAACACCTGGAAGCGACGTTCTACCAACAAGGCGTAGAGGAGTTCGACGCCGAGGAGTTCCGAGACGCCAACTTGGGCTGTGACGTGCCCGACGCGACCCGTGAACAGATTCCGATGTGGGTCGAAACTGTCGGCGAACACGAAGCGGCCCACGTCGAGCAGATAACGAAGGTCATCGAGAAACTCGGCGGTGACCCCGTCGAGGCCGCCGAGTACGACTTCGGCTACGAGTCACCAGCCGAGTTCCTCGGCGTGGCGAAAGCCCTCGAAAACACGGGCGTCGCGGCGTACGCCGGTGCCGCGCCGTCCATCGAGAGCGACAAACTGCTCGCGGCCGCAGTGTCGATTCACAGCGTCGAAGCGCGTCACGCGGCGTCGCTCAACTACGTCAACGACGCCTCGCCGTTCCCCAACGCGTTCGACGAGGCGAAGTCGATGGAGAAGGTCAAGGAGATAGCCAGCCAGTTCATCGTGAAGTCTTGA
- a CDS encoding ArsR/SmtB family transcription factor, with amino-acid sequence MESVLWYVLTGTRGGANRARLLRAIDERPRNANQLAEDLDLDYKTVRHHLDVLMENDIVQNSGDDYGAVYLPTDQARHHWETVEQIIEEVE; translated from the coding sequence ATGGAGAGCGTTCTGTGGTACGTGTTGACCGGGACGCGGGGCGGTGCCAACCGCGCGCGTCTCCTGCGGGCCATAGACGAGCGTCCACGGAACGCCAACCAACTCGCGGAAGACCTCGACTTGGACTACAAGACGGTGCGCCATCATCTCGACGTGTTGATGGAAAACGACATCGTCCAGAATAGCGGCGACGACTACGGCGCGGTGTATCTCCCCACCGACCAAGCGCGCCACCACTGGGAGACGGTCGAGCAAATTATCGAGGAGGTAGAGTGA
- a CDS encoding DUF357 domain-containing protein produces the protein MAADLEEKTDRYEGLLAEALDAAEVAPPEDTPMGEAAAECLEMAQSYLDDGRHFREEDDLVNALASFSYGHAWLDAGARVGLFDVPREGHLFTV, from the coding sequence ATGGCCGCCGACCTCGAAGAGAAGACCGACCGCTACGAGGGCCTGCTCGCGGAGGCACTCGACGCCGCCGAAGTCGCGCCGCCCGAGGACACGCCGATGGGCGAGGCCGCCGCCGAGTGTCTGGAGATGGCCCAGTCGTATCTGGACGACGGCCGTCACTTCCGCGAGGAAGACGACCTCGTGAACGCGCTGGCCTCCTTTTCGTACGGTCACGCTTGGCTCGACGCGGGCGCACGCGTCGGTCTGTTCGACGTGCCACGCGAGGGACATCTCTTCACCGTCTGA